From the Rhizobium sp. ARZ01 genome, the window TGCGATCTCTTCGGCCAATTCCGCTGCCTTCTCCTCGTAGTCGCGCTTGAAGGCGACGATTTCCGAGGTGGAGATGGCGACGGTCGCCTCCAGCTTGCGTGCCGCGCTGCCGGCGAAGGTTGTCACGTTGCCGGTCGACGACGCCTTGGCCGGTGCCGCGGTCGCAGCTCCCTTCGGCTCGTTCAGTTGCCGTTCGGCGCCGGTGCCGGGCACCAGCGTCGGCTTGTAGCCGCGGGTCCAGCCGGTCGCCAGCAGGTTGGTCTTGCCTTCCTGGATACCCTTGCCGAGCGCGGTGTTGGAGAAGTCGGACGTGTCGACATGGGCAAGATCGTTGCGGCCGATATAGGAGACCGCAAGCTCGCGGAACACGTAGTCGAGGATCGACGTGGCGTTCTTGATCGCGTCGTTGCCGATGACGATGCCGGCCGGCTCGAACTTGGTGAAGGTGAAGGCCTCGACATATTCCTCGAGCGGCACGCCATATTGCAGGCCGAGCGAGATCGCGATGGCGAAATTGTTCATCATCGCGCGGAAGGCAGCCCCTTCCTTGTGCATGTCGATGAAGATCTCGCCGAGGCGGCCGTCGCCGAATTCGCCGGTGCGCAGATACACCTTGTGTCCGCCGATGACGGCCTTCTGGGTATAGCCCTGGCGACGGTTCGGCAGCTTTTCACGCTCGCGGGTGACCTTTTCGATCACGCGCTCGATGATCTTCTCGGTGACCGTCACGGCTGCTGCGGCAGCCGGTGCCTGCAGCAGTTCCTCGACCGCATCCTCGTCCGCCTCGTCCTCGATCAGCGAGGCATTGAGCGGCTGGGACAGCTTCGAGCCGTCGCGATAGAGCGCGTTGGCCTTCAGCGCCAGCTTCCACGAGAGCATGTAGGCGCTGCCGCAATCCTCGACGGTCGCCTCGTTCGGCATGTTGATCGTCTTGGAGATCGCGCCCGAGATGAACGGCTGGGCAGCCGCCATCATGCGGATGTGGCTTTCGACCGAGAGGTAGCGCTTACCGATCTTGCCGCACGGATTGGCGCAGTCGAACACCGCCAGGTGCTCGCCCTTAAGGAATGGTGCGCCCTCGAGCGTCATCGCGCCGCAGACGTGGATGTTGGCGGCCTCGATGTCCTTCCTGGTGAAGCCGATGTGCTCCAAGAGGCTGAAGCTCATGTCGGACAGCTGCTCGTCGGAAACCTTCAGCGTTTCCTTGAGGAAGTCGGCGCCGAGCGTCCACTGGTTGAAGACGAACTTGATGTCGAAGGCGCTCTTCAGCGCGCCGTTGACGGCGGCGATCTTCTCGTCGGTAAAGCCCTTGGCCTTCAGCGTGGACGGGTTGATGGCCGGCGCCTGGTTCAGGTTGCCGTGACCGACCGCGTAGGCCTCGATCTCGGCGATCTGGGCTTCCGAGTAGCCGAGCGTGCGCAGCGCATCCGGAACGGCGCGGTTGATGATCTTGAAGTAGCCGCCGCCGGCGAGCTTCTTGAACTTCACCAGCGCAAAGTCGGGCTCGATGCCGGTCGTGTCGCAATCCATGACGAGGCCGATCGTGCCGGTCGGGGCGATCACCGAGACCTGCGCGTTGCGGTAGCCGTGCTTCTCGCCGAGTTCGACGGCCTTGTCCCAGGCGCTCATGGCGTGGACGATCAGGTCCTGGTCCGGGCAGTCGTCATGGAGGAGGGCGACGGGGTTGACCGAGAGGTTTTCGTAGCCGGTCGTTTCGCCATAGGCCGCGCGGCGATGGTTGCGCATGACGCGCAGCATGTTGTCACGGTTTGGCGCAAAGCCCGGGAAGGTGCCAAGCTCGCCGGCCATTTCGGCTGATGTCGCATAGGAGACGCCGGTCATGATCGCCGTCAGCGCGCCGCAGATGGCGCGGCCTTCGGCCGAGTCATAGGGGATGCCTGAAGACATCAGGAGGCCGCCGATGTTGGCGTAGCCGAGGCCGAGCGTGCGGTACTCATAGGAGAGTTCGGCGATCTGGCGGCTCGGGAACTGCGCCATCATGACAGAGATTTCGAGAACGATCGTCCACAGGCGGACGGTGTGCTCGTAGTCGGCGATGTTGATGTTTTTCGTGGCCGCGTCCTTGAACTGCAAGAGGTTCAGCGAGGCGAGGTTGCAGGCCGTGTCGTCGAGGAACATGTATTCCGAGCACGGGTTGGACGCGCGGATCGGGCCGGCAGCCGGGCAGGTGTGCCAGTCGTTCATCGTCGTGTTGAAGTGCAGGCCCGGATCGGCAGAGGCCCAGGCGGCGTAGGAGATCGATTCCCACAGGTCGCGTGCCTTCAGCGTCTTCATCACGCGGCCGTCCTTGCGGGCGGTCAGGTTCCAGTCCCCGTCGTTTTCGACGGCGCGCAGGAAGTCGTCCTTGATCGAGACGGAGTTGTTGGAGTTCTGGCCGGAGACCGTCAGGTAGGCTTCCGAATCCCAGTCCGTGTCGTAGGTCTTGAACTCGATGTCCTTGTAACCCTGCTTGGCGAATTGGATGACGCGCTTGATGTAGTTTTCCGGAACCTGGTTCTTCTTGGCAGCGCGGATTTCGCGCTTCAGCGCCGGGTTCTCGTTCGGATCGAAGCACTGGTCGCCATCGGCCGAGCAATTGATGCAGGCCTTCATGATCGCCTTGAGGTGGGAAGCGACGATCTTCGAGCCGGTGACAAGTGCCGCGACCTTCTGCTCTTCCTTGACCTTCCAGTTGATGTATTCCTCGATGTCCGGATGGTCGATGTCGACCACGACCATCTTGGCCGCACGGCGCGTCGTGCCACCGGACTTGATCGCACCCGCCGCGCGGTCGCCGATCTTCAAAAAGCTCATCAGGCCGGACGAGCGGCCGCCGCCGGAAAGCTTTTCGCCTTCGCCGCGCAGGTGCGAGAAGTTCGAGCCGGTGCCGGAGCCGTACTTGAATAGGCGCGCCTCGCGCACCCACAGGTCCATGATGCCGTTCTCGTTGACGAGATCGTCTTCGACCGACTGGATGAAGCAGGCGTGCGGCTGGGGATGCTCATAGGCCGACTTGGACTTGGTCAGCTTGCCGGTGAAGGGGTCGACATAGAAGTGGCCCTGGCCCGGGCCGTCAATGCCATAGGCCCAGTGCAGGCCGGTGTTGAACCACTGCGGCGAGTTGGGGGCGACGCGCTGGGTGGCGAGCATGTAGGCAAGCTCGTCCTTGAAGGCGGACGCATCTTCTTCGGAGGCGAAGTATCCGCCCTTCCAGCCCCAGTAGGTCCAGGTTCCGGCGAGACGGTCGAACACCTGGCGGGCGTCGGTCTCAGAGCCGTACTGCTCTTCCTTCGGCAGGTCCTTCAGGGCCTCGGTGTCGGCAACGGAGCGCCACAGGAAGGAGGGGACGTCGTTCTCCTCGACCTTCTTCAGGCGTGCGGGCACGCCCGCTTTACGGAAATACTTCTGCGCCAGGATGTCGGCAGCGACCTGGCTGAACTGGGCGGGAACGTCGATGTCGGCGAGCCGGAAAACGATCGAGCCGTCCGGGTTCTTGATTTCGCTGGTGGCCTTGCGGAATTCGATCTCGGCATAGGCCGATTGGCCCTGCTTGGTGAA encodes:
- a CDS encoding vitamin B12-dependent ribonucleotide reductase, whose product is MRIERRFTKQGQSAYAEIEFRKATSEIKNPDGSIVFRLADIDVPAQFSQVAADILAQKYFRKAGVPARLKKVEENDVPSFLWRSVADTEALKDLPKEEQYGSETDARQVFDRLAGTWTYWGWKGGYFASEEDASAFKDELAYMLATQRVAPNSPQWFNTGLHWAYGIDGPGQGHFYVDPFTGKLTKSKSAYEHPQPHACFIQSVEDDLVNENGIMDLWVREARLFKYGSGTGSNFSHLRGEGEKLSGGGRSSGLMSFLKIGDRAAGAIKSGGTTRRAAKMVVVDIDHPDIEEYINWKVKEEQKVAALVTGSKIVASHLKAIMKACINCSADGDQCFDPNENPALKREIRAAKKNQVPENYIKRVIQFAKQGYKDIEFKTYDTDWDSEAYLTVSGQNSNNSVSIKDDFLRAVENDGDWNLTARKDGRVMKTLKARDLWESISYAAWASADPGLHFNTTMNDWHTCPAAGPIRASNPCSEYMFLDDTACNLASLNLLQFKDAATKNINIADYEHTVRLWTIVLEISVMMAQFPSRQIAELSYEYRTLGLGYANIGGLLMSSGIPYDSAEGRAICGALTAIMTGVSYATSAEMAGELGTFPGFAPNRDNMLRVMRNHRRAAYGETTGYENLSVNPVALLHDDCPDQDLIVHAMSAWDKAVELGEKHGYRNAQVSVIAPTGTIGLVMDCDTTGIEPDFALVKFKKLAGGGYFKIINRAVPDALRTLGYSEAQIAEIEAYAVGHGNLNQAPAINPSTLKAKGFTDEKIAAVNGALKSAFDIKFVFNQWTLGADFLKETLKVSDEQLSDMSFSLLEHIGFTRKDIEAANIHVCGAMTLEGAPFLKGEHLAVFDCANPCGKIGKRYLSVESHIRMMAAAQPFISGAISKTINMPNEATVEDCGSAYMLSWKLALKANALYRDGSKLSQPLNASLIEDEADEDAVEELLQAPAAAAAVTVTEKIIERVIEKVTREREKLPNRRQGYTQKAVIGGHKVYLRTGEFGDGRLGEIFIDMHKEGAAFRAMMNNFAIAISLGLQYGVPLEEYVEAFTFTKFEPAGIVIGNDAIKNATSILDYVFRELAVSYIGRNDLAHVDTSDFSNTALGKGIQEGKTNLLATGWTRGYKPTLVPGTGAERQLNEPKGAATAAPAKASSTGNVTTFAGSAARKLEATVAISTSEIVAFKRDYEEKAAELAEEIAEEVSEEIATEVQQSVTALFSDKAQADAAAAKADAKKVEAERRIRSIAQGYTGNMCSECQNFTMVRNGTCEKCDTCGSTSGCS